In the genome of Oncorhynchus mykiss isolate Arlee chromosome 18, USDA_OmykA_1.1, whole genome shotgun sequence, one region contains:
- the LOC118941158 gene encoding proteasome subunit beta type-8-like — translation MMLSYRGMGLSMGSMIVGWDNKGPGLYYVDDNATRLSGRMFSTGCGSSYAYGVIDSGSREDMTVEEAYELGRRGITHATHRDAYSGGVVNRE, via the exons ATGATGCTGAGCTACAGGGGCATGGGCCTCTCCATGGGCAGCATGATCGTTGGCTGGGACAATAAG GGCCCTGGTTTGTACTATGTGGATGACAACGCCACACGTCTCTCTGGTCGCATGTTCTCTACTGGTTGTGGTAGCAGCTATGCGTACGGAGTAATTGACAGCGGCTCCCGTGAGGACATGACGGTAGAGGAGGCGTACGAGCTGGGCCGCCGCGGTATCACCCacgccacacacagagacgcctACTCCGGAGGAGTGGTCAACCGTGAGTGA